One genomic region from Fictibacillus marinisediminis encodes:
- a CDS encoding ABC transporter permease produces the protein MSNQTGVLTRTTVERKQSIKESATKKQSKNPFQSHLARGLALPVFIIIVWELAGAYGLISATLLPRPSEILIAFKELIRTGELFTHFKISLFRALTGFLIGGGLGLLAGLAVGFSSKTEQSLDPTFQMLRTIPSLAVIPLFILWFGFGELSKILLISKSAFFPLYVNAFLGIRGVDSKLFDVAKVLEFSKWKQITKLILPAALPNILLGLRLSLGAAWLALVAAELMGSSEGIGYLIMDARQFSQTSVVFVGIIIFAVFGKASDSLVRYFEKRLLKWRDSYIG, from the coding sequence ATGAGCAATCAGACTGGAGTATTAACAAGAACGACTGTAGAGCGTAAACAAAGCATCAAGGAATCAGCAACAAAAAAACAGAGCAAAAACCCATTCCAATCCCATTTGGCAAGAGGATTGGCACTCCCGGTTTTTATCATCATTGTTTGGGAACTGGCAGGTGCTTACGGGCTGATTTCTGCCACCTTGCTGCCGAGGCCGAGTGAAATCCTTATCGCATTTAAAGAATTGATTCGTACCGGGGAATTATTCACACATTTTAAAATCAGCTTGTTCCGGGCGCTTACAGGATTTTTAATTGGCGGGGGACTTGGGCTTTTGGCCGGGCTGGCCGTCGGTTTCTCGAGCAAAACAGAGCAATCACTTGATCCTACGTTTCAGATGCTGCGGACAATTCCATCGTTAGCTGTAATACCGTTATTCATTCTCTGGTTTGGCTTTGGTGAGCTGTCAAAAATATTGCTGATCTCAAAATCTGCGTTCTTTCCGCTATATGTGAATGCGTTCTTAGGGATACGCGGTGTGGACTCTAAACTGTTTGATGTAGCGAAGGTGCTTGAATTCAGCAAATGGAAACAGATCACAAAACTCATTCTTCCTGCTGCACTACCAAATATCCTGCTCGGTTTACGGCTGTCATTAGGAGCGGCTTGGCTGGCTTTGGTAGCAGCTGAACTGATGGGATCGAGTGAAGGGATTGGATATCTGATTATGGATGCGCGGCAATTTTCTCAAACATCCGTGGTTTTCGTAGGAATCATCATTTTTGCGGTGTTCGGAAAAGCATCAGATTCACTGGTCCGATATTTTGAAAAGCGGCTTCTGAAATGGCGTGACAGCTATATCGGATGA
- the ssuE gene encoding NADPH-dependent FMN reductase, producing MADIVTISGSPSVTSRTGIVLDYLNELAQKGGLETESFSVLDVPPEDLVLGHFQSPQLKAIEKSIKQAKAVIIGTPVYKAAYSGVLKTLLDLLPRDILSGKSILPIATGGTIAHLLSIDYALKPVLYAVGARNILNGIYLIDLQLQHNNGHDVAFDPEIEQRLIVSLNELIDEIKKDLYIRDFEKAELQTAGDTEGKGNKA from the coding sequence TTGGCAGACATCGTAACCATATCGGGAAGTCCATCGGTAACCTCGAGAACAGGAATCGTCCTTGATTATTTGAATGAGCTGGCTCAAAAAGGGGGACTTGAAACAGAATCTTTTTCAGTGCTTGATGTCCCGCCAGAAGATCTTGTTCTTGGCCATTTTCAGAGTCCACAACTGAAAGCTATTGAGAAGAGCATAAAGCAAGCCAAAGCTGTCATTATCGGAACTCCTGTGTACAAGGCAGCCTATTCCGGGGTCCTTAAGACGCTGCTGGATCTGCTGCCACGCGATATTCTATCCGGTAAAAGTATCTTGCCTATCGCAACGGGAGGTACCATCGCTCATCTTCTGAGCATCGATTATGCGTTAAAGCCTGTCCTTTATGCGGTTGGAGCAAGGAATATTTTAAATGGTATTTATTTAATCGATCTGCAGCTGCAGCATAACAATGGCCATGACGTTGCGTTTGATCCGGAAATCGAGCAGCGGCTGATCGTATCATTGAATGAACTGATCGATGAGATAAAGAAAGATTTGTACATCAGGGACTTTGAAAAAGCAGAGCTGCAAACTGCCGGAGACACTGAAGGAAAGGGGAATAAAGCATGA
- the ssuD gene encoding FMNH2-dependent alkanesulfonate monooxygenase, giving the protein MNVYWFLPTHGDSRYLGTSEGGRPITLSYLRQIAQAADSLGFKGALLPTGHSCEDAWVTASSLILATEKMKFLIAVRPGLVSPSLAARMASTFDRLSNGRLLINVVTGGDPVELGGDGLHLSHSDRYQLTDEFLTIWRELLAGETVDFEGDHFKVKEGKVLFPSHQQPYPPLYFGGSSEAALEVAAKHIDVYLTWGEPPAQVKEKIDRVRKLAAQQGRTVSFGIRLHVIVRETEEEAWDAADSLIQYVDEETIAASQKVFSRYDSVGQKRMAALHNGKKDSLEISPNLWAGIGLVRGGAGTALVGDPDTVAQRMIEYKEIGIDHFIFSGYPHLEEAYRVAELLFPRLPLAHFESAAERPFHSFGEIVANAYQPMKRKAK; this is encoded by the coding sequence ATGAACGTATATTGGTTTTTGCCAACACATGGAGACAGCCGTTATTTAGGGACATCTGAAGGAGGAAGGCCCATTACGCTTTCCTATCTTCGTCAAATTGCGCAGGCGGCAGATAGCCTTGGCTTTAAAGGTGCACTCCTGCCGACAGGACACTCCTGCGAGGATGCGTGGGTGACCGCTTCTTCCTTGATACTGGCTACCGAAAAGATGAAGTTTCTTATCGCTGTAAGACCGGGTTTGGTCTCTCCCTCACTGGCGGCGCGGATGGCTTCCACCTTTGACCGGCTGTCCAACGGAAGGTTATTGATCAATGTCGTGACCGGGGGAGACCCAGTGGAGCTCGGCGGAGACGGATTGCACTTATCTCATAGTGACCGATATCAACTGACGGATGAATTTTTGACCATCTGGAGAGAGCTGCTGGCAGGCGAAACGGTTGATTTTGAAGGTGACCATTTCAAGGTGAAAGAAGGAAAAGTACTTTTTCCGTCACACCAGCAGCCATATCCGCCGCTGTATTTTGGCGGGTCATCCGAAGCGGCGCTAGAAGTGGCTGCCAAGCATATTGACGTTTATCTGACGTGGGGAGAGCCGCCTGCACAGGTGAAAGAAAAGATTGATAGAGTCAGAAAGCTGGCAGCTCAGCAGGGACGGACAGTCAGCTTTGGAATCCGGCTCCATGTGATTGTCAGGGAAACAGAAGAAGAGGCCTGGGATGCAGCTGATTCGTTGATTCAATATGTAGATGAGGAAACCATTGCCGCTTCACAAAAAGTCTTTTCACGATACGATTCTGTCGGGCAGAAGAGGATGGCTGCACTTCATAACGGAAAAAAAGATTCATTGGAGATCAGTCCAAACCTTTGGGCGGGAATCGGCTTGGTGCGAGGCGGGGCAGGAACGGCACTCGTGGGGGATCCAGATACGGTTGCACAGAGAATGATAGAATACAAGGAAATTGGAATTGATCACTTTATCTTCTCAGGTTATCCGCATCTTGAAGAAGCCTATCGAGTGGCAGAGCTCCTCTTTCCACGACTTCCTCTTGCGCATTTTGAATCGGCAGCAGAGCGCCCGTTTCATTCCTTCGGCGAAATTGTCGCCAATGCGTACCAGCCAATGAAAAGAAAAGCAAAATAA
- a CDS encoding aliphatic sulfonate ABC transporter substrate-binding protein — protein sequence MKLTKKKIMPGVFTLILLMALLSGCNEQSTNAEQNGDVTVNIGVQGSTGVLPYAREKKYFEKAFEKEGVKVKWSEFASGPPHFEALASGRLDFGATGGTPLIAGQSGNVDFKAIAVTTNGKKGNSIIIPKGSKIKELKDLKGKKIAVAKGSSAYNFLYMALDQAGLTDKDIKIVQLQPDEARPALDNGSIDAWSTWEPYATTAIFQTGAKSLADGEDLNINAPSFLVARTQFTKDHPDLTVLFLKTYEKARQEFINHPDKVANEIAKHEKLEPEIVRTVLERADLILSPTTKEFAKAHQHQADFLYKVGGINKKLDTSKVIENRFVEKALEKE from the coding sequence ATGAAATTAACGAAGAAAAAAATAATGCCGGGTGTATTCACATTGATTTTATTGATGGCTTTGCTTTCCGGCTGCAATGAGCAAAGCACGAACGCTGAGCAGAATGGTGACGTCACCGTCAACATCGGTGTTCAGGGGAGTACCGGTGTTCTGCCGTATGCCCGTGAAAAGAAATACTTTGAAAAAGCATTTGAGAAAGAAGGCGTAAAAGTAAAATGGAGTGAATTCGCAAGCGGCCCCCCTCACTTTGAGGCATTGGCATCTGGAAGGCTGGACTTCGGTGCAACCGGAGGAACTCCACTTATTGCCGGACAGTCGGGCAATGTTGATTTTAAGGCCATTGCGGTGACAACCAACGGAAAAAAAGGGAATTCCATCATCATACCAAAAGGAAGCAAGATAAAAGAGTTAAAAGATTTAAAAGGAAAGAAAATTGCGGTGGCTAAAGGAAGCAGTGCCTATAACTTTCTTTATATGGCGCTTGATCAAGCAGGGCTGACTGACAAGGATATTAAAATTGTACAGCTGCAGCCTGATGAAGCAAGGCCAGCTCTCGATAACGGTTCCATAGATGCCTGGTCGACCTGGGAACCTTACGCCACTACTGCAATTTTTCAAACAGGCGCAAAGTCCCTGGCTGATGGAGAGGACTTAAATATCAATGCTCCAAGCTTTCTCGTGGCAAGAACACAGTTTACGAAGGATCATCCTGACTTAACGGTCCTCTTCTTAAAAACGTATGAAAAGGCCAGACAAGAATTCATCAATCATCCGGATAAAGTAGCCAATGAAATTGCCAAACATGAGAAGCTGGAACCGGAAATTGTCCGGACGGTCTTAGAAAGAGCCGACTTAATCCTGTCTCCGACAACAAAAGAGTTTGCAAAAGCCCATCAGCATCAGGCTGATTTTCTATATAAAGTCGGAGGCATCAACAAAAAGCTTGATACATCGAAAGTGATAGAGAACCGGTTTGTTGAGAAGGCTCTAGAGAAGGAGTGA
- a CDS encoding ABC transporter ATP-binding protein, whose amino-acid sequence MTLLQISKLDRSFETGKGVTKALEQIDLNVNQGEFITVIGPSGCGKSTLLKIIAGLDTSHEGSVLLDNQKVSGPSIDKGFIFQEPRLFPWLTVEKNIAANLPVKENATQGRVRELINLVRLEGFENAYPKELSGGMAQRVSIARALLRNPKVLLLDEPFGALDAFTRSHMQEVLLDIWQKNRTTMIFVTHDIDEAIYLASRVVIMNPRPGTIREVIPIELNHPRRKTDPAFQEIRQRVLSEFEKVEEFEKTAAVR is encoded by the coding sequence ATGACTTTACTGCAAATTAGTAAACTCGATCGGAGTTTTGAGACGGGAAAAGGCGTGACAAAAGCACTTGAACAAATTGATCTCAATGTGAATCAAGGAGAATTTATCACGGTGATCGGCCCGAGCGGCTGCGGGAAAAGTACCTTATTAAAAATAATTGCTGGATTGGATACAAGCCATGAGGGCTCTGTATTACTGGATAACCAAAAAGTTTCAGGACCAAGTATTGATAAAGGATTTATTTTTCAAGAACCCAGGTTGTTTCCCTGGCTGACAGTGGAAAAAAATATTGCGGCCAACTTGCCTGTGAAAGAAAATGCTACACAAGGAAGAGTACGAGAGCTGATTAACTTGGTCCGGCTGGAGGGTTTTGAAAATGCCTATCCAAAAGAGCTGTCGGGAGGAATGGCTCAGCGGGTATCCATCGCAAGAGCCCTGCTCAGAAATCCTAAGGTTCTCCTCCTGGATGAACCATTTGGAGCGTTGGATGCCTTTACCCGGTCACATATGCAAGAGGTGCTGCTCGATATCTGGCAGAAAAACCGGACGACTATGATCTTTGTGACTCACGACATCGATGAGGCCATCTATCTTGCCAGCCGAGTCGTGATCATGAATCCCCGGCCCGGCACGATTCGGGAAGTGATACCGATTGAGCTGAATCATCCCCGAAGAAAAACAGATCCTGCCTTCCAGGAAATACGTCAGCGTGTGTTGAGTGAATTTGAAAAAGTAGAGGAATTCGAGAAAACTGCAGCCGTCCGATAA